From the genome of Bifidobacterium asteroides, one region includes:
- a CDS encoding histidine phosphatase family protein, translated as MLNADENVGKDASEPGSVVLLRHGQTAWSVSGQYTGRTDLPLTEQGMLQARQAGARLRQSFPHGFEKNCVYASPLKRALQTAEQAGFDQPLPMPEIMEWDYGHAEGQRRQDLSQELGRDWDIWSDGPAAVMKLPKADRDEVLSSGEHVQVHVTPGESLPEVAERVDKAIAAIKPQILEGKDVLLIAHAHVLRILAMRWLGLDPMDARLLRMYTAHFGILGFYRGDQVLKHWNC; from the coding sequence ATGCTTAACGCAGACGAAAATGTGGGCAAGGACGCCTCGGAGCCGGGTTCAGTGGTTTTGCTGCGCCATGGCCAGACAGCTTGGAGCGTATCAGGGCAGTATACGGGCAGGACGGACTTGCCGCTAACTGAGCAAGGAATGCTTCAGGCCCGACAGGCTGGTGCTCGTCTTAGGCAATCCTTCCCGCACGGATTCGAAAAGAATTGCGTCTATGCGAGCCCTCTTAAGCGTGCCTTGCAGACTGCAGAGCAGGCCGGCTTCGATCAGCCGCTCCCTATGCCTGAAATAATGGAGTGGGATTATGGCCATGCCGAGGGCCAACGCCGTCAGGATCTTAGCCAGGAGTTGGGCCGTGACTGGGATATATGGTCTGATGGGCCTGCTGCTGTGATGAAACTGCCAAAGGCTGATCGGGACGAAGTGCTCTCTAGCGGTGAGCATGTGCAGGTACATGTCACTCCTGGTGAATCGTTGCCGGAGGTGGCTGAGCGTGTCGATAAGGCAATCGCTGCTATAAAACCGCAGATTCTTGAGGGCAAGGATGTCCTTCTCATAGCTCATGCACATGTGCTGCGAATCCTGGCCATGCGATGGCTTGGGCTTGATCCCATGGATGCCAGATTGCTGCGGATGTATACAGCGCACTTTGGAATCCTTGGCTTCTACAGAGGTGACCAGGTCTTGAAGCACTGGAATTGTTGA
- a CDS encoding nitroreductase family protein yields MLERRSIRGFTDKPVDDQTIALLEQAAQHAATSRYFHEWSAIRVKDHDEALAIADMAHQPYVAEAPLLYIFLADQRRNADLVRQFANDLDPDTTLLNSGYVFLQSQNDAVLALHAMETAANALGLGGVILGSVINDTNRLIDLLKLPKLVYPVLGLAIGHPAQDPDPKPRMPRQAQFFTNTYQRADDDTDMKDALADFDQTVTRYYRDIRHLDDPHRSFSAMMADKVRDPASGHEPMLDSIRRQGFDPAC; encoded by the coding sequence TTGCTCGAGCGACGCTCCATCCGCGGATTCACAGACAAACCGGTTGACGACCAAACCATCGCCCTGCTAGAGCAGGCGGCCCAGCATGCAGCGACCAGCCGGTACTTCCATGAATGGTCGGCCATCAGGGTCAAGGATCATGATGAGGCGCTTGCCATCGCCGATATGGCCCATCAGCCCTATGTCGCGGAAGCCCCGTTGCTCTACATCTTCCTGGCCGACCAGCGCCGCAATGCCGATCTGGTCCGACAATTCGCCAATGACCTGGATCCGGATACCACCCTGCTCAACTCAGGTTATGTCTTCCTGCAGTCGCAGAACGATGCGGTCCTGGCCCTGCACGCCATGGAGACCGCAGCCAACGCCCTGGGCTTGGGAGGAGTCATTCTGGGCAGCGTCATCAATGACACGAACAGATTGATTGATCTGCTGAAGCTTCCCAAACTGGTCTATCCCGTGCTGGGTCTTGCCATCGGACACCCGGCCCAAGATCCGGACCCCAAGCCCAGAATGCCTCGTCAGGCGCAATTCTTCACCAACACCTATCAGCGGGCCGACGATGACACGGACATGAAGGATGCCCTGGCTGACTTCGACCAGACAGTCACCCGCTATTATCGCGACATCCGGCACCTGGACGATCCCCACCGTTCATTCAGCGCCATGATGGCCGACAAGGTTCGCGACCCTGCCTCCGGCCATGAACCCATGCTGGACTCGATCCGCCGACAGGGCTTCGACCCAGCCTGCTAG
- a CDS encoding Sir2 family NAD-dependent protein deacetylase gives MSTTIAVLTGAGISTSAGIPDFRGPDGVWTKHPDQMNVYDLDLFMSDKKQREYSWRWQKESPVWKAQPGVAHKALARLEQAGMLNLLATQNFDALHEKAGNSDDVIVNLHGSIGSSHCMKCGQAYRTADIMAKLDQEPDPHCHKPMPYQGNMPCNGIIKTDVVYFGQALPEGAMEKSMRLASQADQFWVIGSTLEVYPAASLVPVAAQAGVPITIMNMGSTQYDSLATRLIHEPIEEALPKLVDKTIAGQG, from the coding sequence ATGAGCACAACAATTGCAGTACTGACCGGGGCGGGAATCTCGACCTCAGCCGGCATACCGGATTTTCGCGGGCCTGACGGGGTTTGGACCAAGCATCCCGATCAGATGAATGTCTATGACCTGGACCTGTTCATGAGCGACAAGAAGCAGCGGGAGTATTCATGGCGGTGGCAGAAGGAGTCGCCTGTCTGGAAGGCCCAGCCCGGAGTGGCCCACAAGGCACTGGCCAGGCTGGAGCAGGCAGGCATGCTGAACCTGCTGGCTACGCAGAACTTCGATGCCCTTCACGAGAAAGCCGGCAACTCCGATGATGTCATCGTCAACCTTCACGGGAGCATCGGCAGCTCCCATTGCATGAAGTGCGGCCAGGCATATCGGACTGCCGACATCATGGCCAAGCTTGATCAGGAACCCGATCCACACTGCCACAAGCCCATGCCCTACCAGGGCAACATGCCATGCAATGGCATCATCAAGACTGATGTGGTCTACTTCGGTCAGGCCCTGCCCGAGGGAGCCATGGAGAAGAGCATGAGACTGGCCAGCCAGGCCGATCAATTCTGGGTGATCGGCTCCACTTTGGAGGTGTATCCGGCCGCCTCGCTGGTGCCGGTGGCAGCCCAGGCAGGTGTGCCAATCACCATCATGAACATGGGTTCAACCCAGTATGATTCTCTGGCAACCCGACTCATCCACGAACCCATCGAAGAGGCACTGCCCAAACTCGTCGACAAAACCATCGCCGGACAGGGTTGA
- a CDS encoding toxin-antitoxin system protein yields the protein MSDKHTRRTTVRASEYENRMDRLDWAPSKPPVSAWGGEEARRISQAMLDPDTDATKLFATLMGRPSLEQREQGRKPSVQHSVRLSEPMDEYVSAAIKREGLKNRSEYFRMLVQRDAEIHHTELVGA from the coding sequence ATGAGCGACAAGCACACACGACGCACGACCGTGAGGGCAAGCGAATACGAGAACCGCATGGACCGGCTCGACTGGGCCCCCTCGAAGCCGCCGGTCTCCGCATGGGGCGGCGAGGAGGCCAGGAGGATCAGCCAGGCCATGCTCGACCCCGACACAGACGCCACGAAGCTGTTCGCCACCCTGATGGGGCGCCCATCGCTCGAGCAGCGCGAACAGGGCAGGAAACCGAGCGTGCAGCACAGCGTGCGCTTGAGCGAACCCATGGACGAATACGTATCCGCCGCCATCAAGCGCGAGGGGTTGAAGAACCGCAGCGAATACTTCCGCATGCTCGTCCAGCGGGACGCCGAAATCCACCACACTGAACTTGTCGGCGCATGA
- a CDS encoding ABC transporter substrate-binding protein, whose amino-acid sequence MWRKGSKMNNTVKTAITAAVAAVMTLGAVAGCGASGTAAKSDQGKVYFLNSKPEVSDSWKKIADEYTKQTGVQVTVETAASGTYQQSLKSEFAKSEPPTLFQLSGPVDMETWKDYTADLTDTAIYKQMKDQTLALKSAETGKPVGVPFVIESYGLIYNKDILDKYTKTSSAAVKSVKDINSFAKLKAVADGMQEHKDELGIKGAFTSAGFDSSSIWRYDTHLANMALDREFKDDGITQEPASIKGTYLPQFKNIFDLYLADSTTPRTQLSSKTNDDANSEFALGDAAFYQNGTWAWTDLQNAGMDADKVGMIPIYMGLPDEHEQGLATGSAQYWCLNKKADSKNIKATEQFLDWMITSEQGKNAIAKDMGFTTPFKTFNKVKTDNPLVAAMQKDADSKHERVGWSFTVAPSERWKDDLGSAMLEYAQGTAGWDGVRKAFVDNWAREYQANKH is encoded by the coding sequence ATCTGGAGGAAAGGTTCAAAGATGAATAATACGGTCAAGACGGCCATAACTGCGGCGGTGGCTGCAGTCATGACTCTTGGAGCCGTTGCCGGGTGCGGGGCTTCCGGAACTGCTGCCAAAAGTGATCAGGGAAAAGTGTATTTTCTCAATTCCAAGCCTGAGGTTTCGGACAGCTGGAAGAAGATTGCCGATGAGTACACCAAGCAGACAGGTGTCCAAGTTACGGTGGAAACCGCTGCTTCAGGTACTTACCAGCAGTCACTGAAATCCGAGTTTGCCAAGTCTGAACCCCCTACGCTCTTTCAGCTCTCTGGGCCGGTGGACATGGAGACATGGAAGGATTACACGGCTGATCTGACTGACACGGCAATCTATAAGCAGATGAAGGATCAGACCCTCGCCTTGAAATCAGCAGAAACCGGCAAGCCAGTAGGTGTGCCTTTCGTCATAGAAAGCTATGGCTTGATTTATAACAAGGATATCCTGGACAAGTACACCAAGACCAGCAGTGCAGCGGTCAAATCCGTCAAAGACATTAACTCTTTTGCCAAGCTCAAGGCCGTTGCCGACGGGATGCAGGAGCACAAGGACGAACTTGGCATCAAGGGAGCATTTACTTCAGCCGGTTTCGACTCGAGCTCCATCTGGCGGTATGACACTCACCTTGCCAACATGGCGCTTGATAGAGAATTCAAAGACGATGGGATCACGCAGGAGCCCGCCAGCATCAAAGGCACCTACCTGCCTCAGTTCAAGAACATTTTCGACCTTTATCTAGCGGATTCAACCACTCCGCGCACACAGCTCAGCAGCAAGACGAACGATGATGCGAACTCTGAATTTGCCTTGGGGGATGCTGCATTCTATCAAAATGGCACTTGGGCCTGGACTGATCTGCAGAACGCTGGGATGGATGCCGACAAGGTCGGCATGATACCCATCTACATGGGTTTGCCCGACGAGCACGAGCAGGGATTGGCGACAGGTTCTGCGCAGTACTGGTGTTTGAATAAGAAAGCCGATTCCAAGAACATCAAGGCCACCGAACAGTTCCTCGACTGGATGATTACTTCAGAACAGGGCAAGAATGCCATAGCCAAGGATATGGGTTTCACCACCCCCTTCAAGACTTTCAATAAGGTGAAGACCGATAACCCCCTGGTCGCTGCCATGCAGAAGGACGCTGATTCCAAGCATGAGCGCGTGGGCTGGAGCTTCACAGTTGCGCCTTCGGAGCGTTGGAAGGACGATCTCGGAAGCGCCATGCTTGAATACGCACAGGGCACCGCTGGCTGGGATGGTGTCCGGAAGGCCTTTGTGGACAATTGGGCCAGGGAGTATCAGGCCAACAAGCACTGA
- a CDS encoding carbohydrate ABC transporter permease, with translation MISMVGRSVRRWWGLFVLPTLLAFVVGFVVPFVMGVYLSFCRFTTVVDARFVGLGNYAAALSDGEFWHAMGYTVAFTVVTTLVVNVCGFAVAYMLTKAIRGANVFRSVFFMPNLIGGIILGYIWLLLLNGVLQHWGRSITYSGVYGFWGMVLLYCWQQIGYMMIIYIAGLQALPGDVVEAASVDGASGRQILFRITLPLMMPSITVCTFLTMTNGFKMFDQNLALTNGAPSNTSELLALNIYRTFYGRTGFEGVGQAKAVVFFVIVAVIAVVQNRLTTSREVSA, from the coding sequence ATGATTTCGATGGTTGGTCGGTCGGTTCGTAGGTGGTGGGGGTTGTTTGTGTTGCCTACGTTGTTGGCGTTTGTGGTTGGTTTTGTGGTGCCGTTTGTGATGGGTGTGTATTTGAGTTTTTGCCGGTTCACGACGGTGGTGGATGCCCGGTTTGTGGGGTTGGGCAATTATGCGGCGGCGTTGTCGGATGGGGAGTTCTGGCATGCGATGGGGTATACGGTGGCGTTCACGGTGGTGACGACGCTGGTGGTCAATGTGTGTGGTTTCGCGGTGGCGTATATGCTGACCAAGGCGATCCGTGGGGCGAATGTGTTCCGTTCGGTGTTCTTCATGCCGAATCTGATCGGTGGGATCATCCTGGGGTATATCTGGCTGTTGTTGTTGAACGGGGTGCTGCAGCATTGGGGCAGGTCGATCACGTATTCGGGGGTGTATGGCTTCTGGGGGATGGTGCTGTTGTATTGCTGGCAGCAGATCGGCTATATGATGATCATTTACATTGCCGGCCTTCAGGCGCTTCCTGGGGATGTGGTGGAGGCTGCTTCGGTTGACGGGGCCAGCGGCCGTCAGATCCTGTTCCGGATCACGCTGCCGTTGATGATGCCTTCGATCACGGTGTGCACGTTTCTGACGATGACCAACGGGTTCAAGATGTTCGATCAGAATCTGGCGTTGACCAATGGGGCGCCGTCGAACACGTCTGAGCTGCTGGCGCTGAACATTTACCGGACGTTCTACGGGCGCACGGGCTTCGAGGGCGTGGGCCAGGCGAAGGCGGTGGTGTTCTTCGTGATCGTGGCGGTGATCGCGGTGGTGCAGAACAGGCTGACGACCAGCAGGGAGGTTTCGGCATGA
- a CDS encoding recombinase family protein codes for MLIGYARVSTLEQNEDLQTDALRKAGCGRIYVDHSSGAKASRPQLDRMLEALREGDTVVVWKLDRLGRSVQNLVDLMDRFHKQGVGFRSLTENMDTSTPGGVLVFNIFSALAQFERDLIRERTMAGLTAARARGRKGGRPYKLSDKDVAMVRQLYDSRTVTVKEIAARFNVSRSTIYKAIGRVGEKEQHQASL; via the coding sequence ATGCTGATCGGCTATGCGAGGGTGAGCACGCTTGAGCAGAACGAGGATCTGCAGACCGATGCGCTGAGGAAGGCGGGTTGCGGGAGGATCTATGTCGATCATTCCTCCGGGGCCAAGGCCAGCCGCCCCCAGTTGGACCGGATGCTGGAGGCGTTGCGCGAGGGCGACACGGTGGTGGTGTGGAAGCTGGACAGGCTGGGGCGCAGCGTGCAGAACCTGGTCGATCTGATGGACCGGTTCCATAAGCAGGGGGTGGGGTTCCGCAGCCTGACCGAGAATATGGACACCAGCACGCCTGGAGGGGTGCTGGTCTTCAACATCTTCTCCGCCTTGGCGCAGTTCGAGCGGGACCTGATCCGGGAACGCACCATGGCCGGCCTGACGGCGGCCAGGGCGCGCGGCAGGAAAGGCGGCCGCCCCTACAAGCTCTCCGACAAGGACGTCGCCATGGTGCGCCAGCTGTACGATTCCAGGACCGTGACCGTCAAGGAGATAGCCGCCAGGTTCAACGTCAGCCGAAGCACCATCTACAAGGCGATCGGACGGGTAGGGGAGAAGGAACAGCACCAGGCAAGCCTCTGA
- a CDS encoding tyrosine-protein phosphatase → MNITNFRDLGGMRTIHGNRVRPHRFIRSGQLVGLDEDTKKELVDCYQVTQVVDFRRPFEIRESPDDKIDGVTFTNIDLLEQSGANGASLDDFASLGSADQVNGHMLNVYHDLVMNPAAQQGYGRFLRIVVDNTQGATLFHCFAGKDRTGFAAALVLWLLEVDDDQIFADYLKTNQERVTANNQLLDHFRAKGFDLDSLNALEIALCVKKEYLTHAQQTMIEAYGDVFTYASQALGFGADRLDALRRNLLE, encoded by the coding sequence ATGAACATCACCAATTTTCGGGATCTGGGTGGCATGCGGACCATTCATGGCAACCGGGTCCGCCCCCACAGGTTCATCCGGTCAGGACAGCTGGTGGGTTTGGATGAAGACACCAAGAAGGAACTGGTCGACTGCTACCAGGTGACGCAGGTCGTGGACTTCCGCCGGCCATTCGAGATACGGGAAAGCCCGGACGACAAGATCGACGGCGTGACCTTCACCAACATTGATCTGCTGGAGCAAAGCGGCGCCAACGGTGCCAGCTTGGACGATTTCGCCTCGCTGGGTTCGGCGGATCAGGTCAACGGTCACATGCTCAATGTCTACCATGACCTGGTCATGAATCCTGCCGCTCAGCAGGGGTATGGGAGGTTTCTGCGCATCGTCGTTGACAACACCCAGGGGGCTACTCTCTTCCACTGCTTTGCCGGCAAGGACCGGACCGGGTTCGCCGCGGCCCTTGTGCTCTGGCTGTTGGAGGTGGACGACGACCAGATATTCGCCGACTACCTGAAAACCAACCAAGAGAGGGTCACGGCCAACAATCAGCTGCTGGACCACTTCCGGGCAAAAGGCTTCGATCTGGATTCGCTAAATGCGCTGGAGATTGCGCTCTGCGTCAAGAAAGAATACCTGACCCATGCCCAGCAGACCATGATCGAGGCCTACGGGGACGTTTTCACCTATGCGAGTCAAGCTTTAGGTTTCGGTGCAGACCGGTTAGATGCTCTGCGCCGCAACCTGCTGGAGTAA
- a CDS encoding aldo/keto reductase family oxidoreductase: MRYMNLGRSGFRASRVALGVMRIDQKSREEARTIVETAMNAGVDFFDTADCYHAGASSRALGQALKDLSVDRDSVGIQTKFGIFRNPESDEITRYDFSKDHLLKALDEELVNLQTDHVDFVLLHRPDTLVDLDDLAEAFNELQSSGKVRHFGVSNVNPMQVELLQSAVSQRLEVNQLQFGLGHTGMVDQEIHVNMSDDPSLDHDGGLLAYSRLKSMTIQAWSPFQTGYFDGVFLDNPRYPELNDELDELAKQHGVTKSAIAVAWILRHPAGIQVLLGSMNPERITQMAAGADVDLTAQEWYDLYLSAGHDLP; the protein is encoded by the coding sequence GTGCGATACATGAATTTAGGAAGGTCAGGATTCCGGGCCTCCCGTGTGGCCCTGGGGGTCATGCGGATCGATCAGAAGAGCCGCGAGGAGGCGCGGACCATTGTGGAGACGGCCATGAATGCGGGCGTGGACTTCTTCGACACAGCAGACTGCTACCATGCAGGGGCCAGCAGCCGTGCCTTGGGACAGGCTCTGAAGGATCTGAGCGTAGACCGGGACAGCGTGGGCATTCAGACCAAGTTCGGCATTTTCCGCAACCCTGAAAGTGACGAGATCACCCGCTATGACTTTTCCAAGGATCATCTGCTGAAGGCTTTGGATGAGGAGCTGGTCAACCTGCAGACCGACCATGTCGACTTCGTGCTGCTGCACCGGCCTGACACCCTGGTTGACCTGGATGATCTGGCTGAAGCTTTCAATGAACTGCAGTCCAGCGGGAAGGTTCGGCATTTCGGTGTCAGCAACGTCAACCCCATGCAGGTGGAGCTGCTGCAGAGCGCGGTGAGCCAGCGTCTGGAGGTCAACCAGCTGCAGTTCGGCCTGGGACATACTGGCATGGTCGACCAGGAGATCCACGTCAATATGAGCGACGATCCCAGCCTGGACCATGATGGTGGCCTTCTGGCCTATTCGCGGCTGAAATCCATGACCATTCAGGCCTGGAGCCCCTTCCAGACCGGGTACTTCGACGGGGTCTTCCTGGACAATCCCCGCTATCCCGAGCTCAATGACGAGTTGGACGAACTGGCCAAGCAGCATGGGGTAACCAAAAGTGCTATTGCGGTGGCCTGGATTCTGAGGCATCCCGCCGGTATACAGGTGCTGCTGGGATCCATGAACCCTGAGCGCATCACCCAGATGGCCGCTGGCGCAGATGTGGATCTGACCGCCCAGGAATGGTATGACCTCTATCTGAGTGCAGGTCACGATCTGCCCTGA
- a CDS encoding LacI family DNA-binding transcriptional regulator, whose product MESTIQDVAKQANVSVSTVSRSFTRPELVSERTRSRVLSTAQKLNFSISRSATALKSGQSLRVAVLINDHLSTWFNSTIMEGFNAVFSRHGYDISICQIISGHARREFFEALPVKRNVDAVIVTSFDIGAAEVSRLTSINVPILSLNVTEGNGFMASVRIDDFNGGMLSANHLIALGHTHIAYIRSTPVASLHFSVQARLEGFLSACRAANIKPTVLAAPATENPTSAVLAQLESLKTRPTAIAGQEDSLAIPLIFQLQRFGIAVPSDMSVIGYDDSRFAEDIGLTTIRQKPYDMAVSLAKKTLQLIEGKKPENPHELIPPTLILRSSTAPLQR is encoded by the coding sequence ATGGAATCCACAATCCAGGACGTGGCCAAACAAGCTAATGTCTCCGTGTCCACTGTCTCCAGATCGTTCACGCGGCCGGAGCTGGTATCCGAGCGCACGCGTTCCAGGGTCCTGTCAACTGCGCAGAAATTGAACTTTTCGATTTCACGCTCCGCGACCGCGCTCAAGTCAGGCCAGTCCCTACGAGTGGCCGTGCTCATCAACGACCACTTGAGCACCTGGTTCAACTCGACCATCATGGAAGGATTCAACGCTGTCTTTTCACGCCATGGATACGACATCTCTATCTGCCAGATCATCAGCGGCCACGCACGAAGGGAATTCTTCGAGGCATTGCCGGTCAAGCGCAACGTCGATGCCGTCATAGTCACCTCTTTTGATATTGGGGCCGCCGAAGTCTCGCGCCTCACCAGCATCAACGTGCCGATCCTCAGCCTCAACGTTACGGAGGGGAATGGCTTCATGGCCTCGGTTCGCATCGACGATTTCAATGGCGGCATGCTGTCGGCCAATCATCTGATAGCTCTGGGTCACACCCATATTGCATATATTCGATCAACTCCTGTTGCTTCACTTCACTTCAGCGTTCAAGCCAGATTGGAAGGATTCCTAAGCGCCTGCAGGGCTGCCAACATCAAGCCAACAGTCCTGGCAGCCCCGGCAACCGAAAACCCCACCAGCGCTGTGCTGGCACAGCTGGAAAGCCTGAAGACCAGACCCACCGCAATCGCGGGTCAGGAGGATTCATTAGCCATACCGCTGATTTTCCAACTGCAACGGTTCGGCATCGCCGTTCCCTCAGACATGTCCGTCATAGGGTATGACGACAGCAGATTCGCAGAGGACATCGGGCTGACCACCATTCGGCAGAAGCCTTATGATATGGCTGTTTCGCTTGCCAAGAAGACCCTGCAGCTTATCGAGGGAAAGAAGCCGGAGAATCCGCATGAACTGATCCCTCCCACATTGATTCTCCGGTCGTCCACCGCTCCGCTCCAGCGCTGA
- a CDS encoding SDR family oxidoreductase, with the protein MGKRIILIGATGRVGAKTLEDLVKAGHEVVACSRGASKIPSSRQMEPMTLDLRDPLSLVTDAFRKMHADSVVFTAGSRGKDINQIDALGAMKTIEAAKAVGISRYVMLGAMYAADWLRWEQPQVKPAIDALADYYVTKNMADQYLISSGLDYTIIEPGSLTEQDGTGTIQVEPDGPGPIPIADVAQSLADCVDLPQTAGRIYNIIGGNTPIRQALTAK; encoded by the coding sequence ATGGGCAAAAGAATCATTCTTATAGGAGCTACCGGCAGGGTAGGTGCAAAGACTCTCGAGGACCTAGTTAAGGCGGGCCATGAAGTGGTAGCCTGCTCCCGAGGAGCCTCGAAGATCCCGTCCAGCCGACAAATGGAGCCCATGACCCTGGATCTGCGTGATCCGCTTTCCCTGGTAACAGATGCATTCCGCAAGATGCATGCTGACTCTGTTGTCTTCACCGCAGGCTCGCGCGGCAAGGACATTAATCAGATCGACGCCCTGGGAGCCATGAAGACCATAGAGGCCGCCAAAGCGGTCGGCATCTCCAGGTATGTCATGCTGGGAGCCATGTATGCAGCTGACTGGCTGCGCTGGGAGCAGCCACAAGTCAAACCTGCCATAGACGCCCTTGCCGATTATTACGTCACCAAGAACATGGCCGACCAGTACCTGATCAGTTCCGGACTGGACTACACAATCATCGAGCCAGGCAGCCTGACCGAGCAGGACGGCACAGGGACCATTCAGGTAGAGCCCGACGGCCCCGGACCCATACCGATCGCGGATGTTGCGCAATCCCTTGCAGACTGCGTCGACCTCCCACAGACCGCAGGCAGGATCTACAACATCATCGGAGGCAACACGCCCATCAGACAGGCCTTGACCGCAAAGTAG
- a CDS encoding amidase domain-containing protein codes for MTTRLSIGKRIIGLFAAALVFSTLTTGVASAQTPDLDTNQLESIVTRYGKKIENSYSGVQMRFNDKEDQLAQKNGINSTSYKESGLSLKDVSTTTKLIGTQKTDSGYQVLSEITTKMVLVPEAGTTITIAGENRNHLDSSATDLHSISIALTKGNDADGYTVVGDEIQYPDEQNDETPDMINVPQSVPNSAETRESSDPFANRAGLNYIKMSKYAEKWTEDAPGNKMNPDFPIYDEKNGNCANFASQAIYAGGLKTTFGNSLQIWDDHVWTWNLAGIAKASHTWSTAQHNYNYMKDSSGAFTEEDSPWRVGQGGLIYGDWDNDGSFNHVMVVVGYINDGYNSTPVICQKSAPRHDYPFRDSVKNAPKTTRWAGLQWKAEW; via the coding sequence ATGACCACCAGACTTTCTATCGGTAAACGAATAATAGGACTGTTTGCCGCTGCATTAGTTTTTTCAACGCTGACTACAGGAGTAGCATCTGCGCAGACACCTGACCTGGACACAAACCAACTGGAATCCATAGTCACCAGATACGGTAAAAAAATTGAAAATAGTTATTCTGGTGTCCAGATGCGTTTCAATGATAAAGAAGACCAGCTGGCGCAAAAGAATGGCATTAATTCTACATCGTACAAAGAGTCAGGATTATCTTTGAAAGACGTATCCACTACCACCAAGCTAATCGGTACTCAAAAAACCGACTCCGGTTATCAGGTACTGAGTGAAATTACCACTAAAATGGTACTAGTGCCAGAGGCCGGTACCACAATTACAATTGCTGGTGAAAACAGGAACCATTTGGATTCCTCCGCAACGGATCTTCATTCAATAAGTATCGCACTCACAAAAGGCAATGATGCGGATGGCTACACCGTTGTCGGTGATGAAATACAATATCCAGACGAACAAAATGATGAAACACCGGATATGATTAATGTTCCTCAATCAGTTCCAAACTCGGCTGAAACAAGAGAATCGTCAGACCCCTTTGCGAATCGAGCGGGATTGAATTATATAAAGATGTCCAAATATGCTGAAAAATGGACTGAAGATGCTCCGGGTAATAAGATGAATCCGGACTTCCCTATCTACGATGAAAAGAACGGGAACTGCGCTAATTTTGCTTCTCAAGCTATATATGCAGGAGGTCTAAAAACCACCTTCGGCAATTCACTGCAGATATGGGATGATCATGTATGGACATGGAATCTTGCCGGTATAGCCAAGGCTTCGCATACTTGGTCAACGGCACAGCATAACTATAATTATATGAAGGATTCTTCTGGTGCTTTTACCGAAGAGGACAGCCCGTGGCGGGTTGGTCAAGGCGGTCTTATTTATGGCGATTGGGACAATGATGGATCCTTCAACCATGTAATGGTAGTAGTCGGATACATCAATGATGGCTATAATTCAACTCCAGTTATTTGCCAAAAGAGCGCTCCACGCCATGACTACCCCTTTAGGGATTCCGTAAAAAATGCTCCAAAAACGACCAGATGGGCCGGTCTGCAATGGAAAGCGGAATGGTAA
- a CDS encoding DUF4235 domain-containing protein produces the protein MTDSGREPGGMADQVVGMLHQVDGKVNDMRSSIESDPDSLTDKLVKFALPSIAALLAGKLFQSFWSGLVRKRNGGVDSPEEDQESATAGLLFGVMSAAVTALVSGLFERGSQTLIDRRHQR, from the coding sequence ATGACAGACTCAGGACGGGAACCTGGCGGGATGGCCGACCAAGTGGTCGGCATGCTTCATCAGGTGGATGGCAAGGTGAACGACATGCGCAGCTCAATTGAATCGGATCCGGACTCGCTGACGGACAAGCTGGTCAAATTTGCACTTCCCAGCATCGCCGCACTGCTGGCAGGCAAGCTCTTCCAATCCTTCTGGAGCGGGTTGGTCCGCAAGCGCAACGGAGGCGTAGACAGCCCGGAAGAGGATCAGGAGAGCGCTACTGCCGGCCTGCTCTTCGGCGTTATGTCGGCAGCCGTCACAGCCCTGGTCTCCGGCCTGTTCGAGCGTGGTTCCCAAACGCTGATCGATCGCCGCCACCAGCGCTGA